The Silene latifolia isolate original U9 population chromosome Y, ASM4854445v1, whole genome shotgun sequence sequence CTTTTTCATGCTCCCCCTTTTCATGCTCCTTGCAAAAACTTTCATACAACGGCAGTTTACTTCCCGCCTGTTTCATTTCCTCAGCTTTTTCACAAATAAAAGTGAAATATTTAGTGAACAAAGAATCATCGTCAATAATGAAAGCAGGAGTTGAAGAAACTGAAGTGGTTGTCGAAGAATCTTCAACTGTTGAAGAACCAAACTCCTTTTCCATCGCTTCCTTCCGTTGCGTGTACAAATGgagaaatatctcaacatccctcttcatcatcaaaagaTGTGTTTGGGAAAcctaagaaaaaagaaaaaaaagaataattatactaagtctttacaataattatactaagtctttacaataattatactaagtctttacaataatttacaataattgaaAAAATAACTGCTACAAagctttaaaataactacactACACCTTTACAGTAACTACACAAAAATGATTGAAAGAATGATTGGAACTTACATCAGCGGCCTTTGCTCGAATAACATCATCAGTATCAAAACAGTCAGGCAGTTCCAGATACTTTTTCCCAGGTTCAGGTTTATCAACGACTGCACATACCTCAGCAGCTTTTGCTTCTCTTAAGCGTTTGTAGACAGGATACACACCATTGACATATTCCCCATTCCCTAGCGAACCagaattgagctctgaaataccCTACTAACAAAAGACTTCTCATCCCAGTGCTTGATAAGAGGAGTCTCAGAAGACATACGATGGAAGTATGCCACCATAACAACAAGTATACAACCACGCAAAGTAGAGGACCCAGTTCTACACCGCTCAACACCTTCAACTAATTTATCAAACACATACCCACACCAATCCAAATGGTGGATACGTGAAACATCTTGCACCGCTTTAAGAATTGAAAAGTCAATTCCATAATTTGAAGGGGGAGCAAGGACAATGGACATAGCATAAAGCACAAACAGCCTCCGAAATTCATCTCCCCCATCATCCCCCATAGCAGTAATTGCATTATAAACAGCAGGGATAGTAAcataatgtaatactccgtattttatattactatttaagtcgggttaattgtttagtcgataattacgttaagttattttacttgactcgcgttgtatcgtaagatcgagttgtttcgtaagttaattgagacgggtttatatggaattcgagatgtgagctaacccatttaccctcgacccatttgagtttacccaataacatgtttaacccaacacccaacatcatgtttttaacctaattttaccctagcaCTACAAAACCCTACTCCCTCACACGCCTCATTTCATCGGCATCAATCTCAAccttcacgcaaatcgagagagagagagagagagagagagagagagagtgagtgtgggtgttgacggcgcaaCAAGGctttagggtggttgtcgacgtccgtagacgaccctggtggctgttgtggtggcagaAAAGGTATGAGTGCAACCCTTTCCTTCTGTTTTCGCTTTTTCAGTCGGGTTTTGATTGTTGTGGCGTGTCTTAGGGAGGCGGtactggtggttgttgacggggtatctGAGTTGTGTGGTACGTGTCGGGTGTTGTGGTGGTTGTTAGGGAGGTTTTAGGCGGTCGTAGTGGCAGGGAGAGGCGGCATCGACATAGGGTAGCAACGGGTTAAAATAcgggttttcaggcgggtttagacggttaggattggggtggcgccaccgtggtctcgggggaggtcgaaacggcggcgccacGGCGTCTGGGTGCGTTGTCTGACGGCGAgcagggctgtggtggtttggcaggggataggTGATGGCTGCGGTGGTTGTAAGTCGAGAATAGGGGCcggttggtgaggcacggtggtgaaccaggccaaacgacggccctggtttgactcgccggcaaCAGTCGACCCTGTTGGGGGCGGTCGTTGGTGGTCTGGGTCAAACCGGGGTTTGGGCTGGTGGTCGACACGGGCTAGAGGCGGCGCGTGGGAGCGTGGGAGTgcgtgtgaagggacggtggtgatgacgggttgttttagttttgaaacggttttgtcgtagatttaatcgttataattcgttaatttgTCGTATTCTTAGTTAGTtaaattaattcccgagttatttaaaatatttagagacgggttttgagtcgggtttgttaaaatggaaaagctgctagatcgggaaagtttccatttaaggaaactttccattttaagaagtttctgtttttttttagtaactttctattttgggaacgggaatagtttaagtaattgtttatcatttatttatctttcgaGGGCttaatttgttgtggaatattactaagcacccgactatttgactgcaaaGATCGAGGTAGCGAATACAtcgattgagttcttacgattataaagagttggcatgttcggtgattatatgacatatccgattatcttatttatcttgttgagcattattgtttcatacgtttcatacattgcatttgcatcggagttggagttggaggagaggagattattgcgattaaggcccaaAGCGGGTTCTCTGGACTTGCCTCGGTGTCCTCGCCATTTAgccggtatatcgacgacggtcgattgatatagtcggggatcggtatggtgggcgttcgggatgtgtgtgatggagttgagaatGGAGGATtatagcattgcattctttatttatatcgtattacctactcaacctcgcggttggcCCTGTGTATtcatgtacgcctgtgatgatccatttatgGGAGCGATTGTGAGTTGTTGAGACATTTGGAGCggggggagagagcatggatcacccgacttagagctagcccacttttatttccgTTTAGCTATCGGACTTTATTTCcagttttgagacatgttccatttcatttgtaaacatttataaacttttaatttaaaatcttgtttatctttccctttgttatctcttgcctcgggtttccgagatggtaacacccttctttatccgaggagtcctagtccaggcccttaaataaatgggggtgttacaaagtggtatcggagcgaacgatcctcgtgcctaaaccaatgaatccaatgaacataggaagagtctaaataaaatgaacccgggatagaactgttaggagcacactaaaggtaagggatcagttaggggccccctcacaccgaaccattggccctctcagtttgacccgggaaccctgagtgtaaatgagagaaagggtagaaaagttgcatgATGTTGAGTAtgaattcatatatcgttgcctaagtgttaactgattgatatattaattgttgcataaaagagttgatgGGAGGTTGTGGCATAATACTTTGCATGTTTTAAAGTTGATTCATACTTATATCTCTATAAAGTTTGTGTTAGAAgactatgtctagtgatatgcggttatatgATCCCTAAACCATGCTAGGTAGACAAGTAGGGTAAGAAGTGATAGAATTGGCTAGAGTTGCCAAGGTGATTTTGTGTTGCAGCTAATTCCTAAAATTTTCTTATAGTCATGCCTCTACGAAGGAACACGGCTGTAAACATCACCCAGGCAGAGTTAGATCAGCTACTggctgagaatgaggccctaaaggccaaaaAATCGACCCTGCTAAGATGAGTACAATAGTGGCGAGGCATAACCCTACCATTTTCACTGGAGAGGGGGAACCTCACTTGCTGGGAGATTGGTGTCGGGAGTTCACCAACCTATTCGAGCTGATAGCTTGTCCTGAAGAGCTGCAAGTAGACCAGGCTGCCCACTACCTCAGGGCCACAGCTGGGGAATAGTGGACTAGGAACAAGGCGGAGATCCGACATATTGCTAGGGATATTGAGGAAGGATACGTGTCTTGGTTGGAATTTCAAGCGATACTAACGGACTAGTTCATGCCAGAGTTCAGGAAAGCTAAGCTAAGGGAGGAGTTCGATACGTTTAAGATGACAGAGGACATGACGGTGGACACATACCATAGGAAGTTCCGACTGTTGGCTTCATATATCGATGAATTTGCTAAGAACGAGACCATGttggctatgaggtttgagaggggactGACGGTGGAtatcaagaagaggctcacgGCAGCTCCACCTACCACCGTTCAGGACATCTACCCGAGGGCCGGTGTCGCTTCGAGAGGCtctccgagcggatcaaggaggATAAGAAAGGAAAAGCCGAGAAGAGGAAGCCGGAAACGTCGGTGATAATATGGGGCCAAGAAGTGAACCAGCAAGTTCGGTGGATACTCCACCAATAGTGCTCGGGGATGAGGAATCAAAGCGGAGGCGATTCAGAGGTGCTAGTATTGGAGGTAATGTGCCCGGTGGTCACTTGTTTTGGCTGTGGGAAGTTGGGGCACAAGAGATGGGAGTAGAAGTTTCGAGGAAACCAATGGGGTTTCCAGGACACCTACATATGGGTTCGTGGATCTCGAACAGCAGGATCGTGGTACAACAACTACCGTACTCCTAACACTCGGCTATGGAGGAGGTGCCCGATCCGGGGCAAGTAACGATTAtcaaggaagctacaacaactatcGAACCGTAGCACCGAACCAGCCCAGCCTGGGGGTGGCAATTTTGAGGAACCAGAATGAGGGGAATAAGCAACTGGCACGGCTTCATCGAGTCGGGCCCGGGAGCTAAGTCCAaagtggcaagctctttgccatgggaAAGGAAGCAGCTAAGGAGGATGCTCACGTAGtgactggtacttttcttgtcaACTCTAAACCCACCTTCGTGTTATTCGATTCTGGTGCTACACATTCATTCATATCTAGGGAGCATGTTAGAGCCTTGAACCTTACTGCATATGATAGAGTGGTCGATTCTGTTATAGTACCCTCGGGAGAGTCTGTGTCTTGTGATAGAATCTATACTAGTGTACCTATTCAGATTGGGGAGGTTGTCTTTCACTGTGACCTTATGGAGTTTCCATTGGGTGGTTTCGAGGTGATtctagggatggattggttggggaaGTACAAAGCTTTCATTGACTGTTACCAAAAGAAAATATCATTAAGAGGACCTAAGggagtcgagtaacctcaagggATAcagtggtcaaacccaaagtcaaatttATTTCGATAAGAAACACCCTCAAATCGAGTCCGAGGAAGGGAGACCGTTGATCTTGTGTCGATGTGGGATAGAGAGTCCGAGACCCCTAGGATTTTCGACATACCCGTGGTGAGAGACTTTGAGGGGTATTTCCGGAAGAGATTCCGGGCTACCACCTAAGCGACGTTgacttttccattgatctaaAGTCGGAGTCGGACCTATTTCTAAACCACCATACCGTATGGGACCGAaagagatggaagaattgaagaAGCAATTGGATGAATTGGCTGAGAAGGGTTATATTCGACccagtgtttcaccttggggagcacctatCCTATTTGTCAAGAAAAAGGATGGAAGTTTGAGGCTGTGTGTGGATTACCGAGAGTTGAATAATGTGACTATCAAGAACCGtaatcctttgccaaggatcgatgatttgtttgaccaatTGAGTGGGGCTGGAGTGTTCtcgaagattgatctgaggtcgggttatcatcaactgaggataaagaacgaggatattcctaagactgcattCAGAACTAGATATggacactatgagttcgtggtcatgcccttcggattgaccaatgcgccagctgtgtttatggacctAATGAATCGGATGTTCAGTCCTTatctggacaagttcgtggttgtattCATCGATGATATATTGGtttactccaagaatgaggaagAGCACGAGGAGTATCTGAGGATAGTGTTGAGAACTTTGGTAGAGAATAAGTTGTATGCCAAATTgagtaagtgcgagttctggttgaagaaagttgcctttctggggcatgtgatttccaaagaGGGAGTGtcagtggatcctagcaagatcgaGGCGGTGACTAGATGGCAGAGTCCAAAGAATGTGGGCGAAATTCGAAGCTTCTTGGgactagctggatactacaggagGTTTGTCAAAGACTTTTCGAAGATAGCAAAACCATTGACATCCctaatgaggaaagagaacaggtttgtttgggatgagagttgtgagaaggctttCTTGACACTTAAAGAGCGCctaaccacagctcctatccttgctTTGCCAGATGGGAATGATAAATTCGAAgtgtatactgatgcttccaagaaagggttagggtgtgtgttgatgcagaacgggaaggtaatcgcgACGCTTTCGCGATTGAAGACCTATGAGAAGAATTACCCTacccatgatctagagttgggagcCGTGGTGTTTGCCCTTAAGTTGTGGCGACATTATCTCTATGGAGCGACTttcaaggtattttctgatcacaagagcctgaagtatatctatactcagaaggagctgaacatgagacagaggagatggatcgagttgattggcgactatgacatggacttactctatcatgaagggaaagcgaatgttgtagccgatgctttgagtcggaAGTCTATCCACGCCCTGATCAGTGCCAGATCCCGGGTGAGGATGCTGGGTGAGCTAAGGAAGATGGGGATTTACATGATCCGACGAGGTGAGACCATTGGAGATATGACAGTTGAGCCGGAGTTGTACGAGGAGATTCGAGAGCTCTGTAAAGAGGATGCTAGATTTCAGAAATGGCGCAATGCGGTAGAGCAGGCAGGTGCAGAACCTTACTCTAAATTCAGTATTCAttcagatgggagcttgaggtttggACAGAGGTGGTGTGTGCCAGCTAACGAGGAACTGAAGAAGAAAATTCTTACTGAGGCACATGCTACTCCTGATTCTGTACATCCTGGAGGAGATAAGTTATACAAGGATCTCAAgaagacgttctggtggcctaatatgaagaaggaAGTCGCTGAGTTCGtgtctcgatgtttgacatgccagagggtGAAGGGTGAACACAAGAGACCGCAGGGGAAAGTTCAGCCGCTAGatgtgccagagtggaagtgggagagtaTATCCATGGACTTCATCGTCGGGTTGCCTCGGACTCAaagaggtaacaacatgatttgggtgatcgtcgacaggttgaccaagtcagctcactttattcccatgaaagatacttggagtaaggctgAGTTGGCTAAGGCTTATGTTCAGTACGTGGTAAAGTTGCATGGTGTGCCTAAAGATATCGTCTCCGACAGAGATTCCAGGTTTCTATCCAAGTTCTGGCAGGAATTGCAGTCATTGATGGGTACTCAActgaagatgagcaccgcttttcatcctgctactgacggtcagacagagaggactattcagaccctcgaggatatgttgagagcttgtgttctAGAGTTTGGCGGATCTTGGGAGGACAGACTAgggttgatcgagttttcttaaaACAACAGTTATCACGCTAGAATTGGGATGGCACCATTCGAGGCACTCTATGGTAGGAAATGcaggagtcctgtgtgttgggatgatcgatcTGACGCTGTCGTTTTGGGGCCAGAGATGattcaggagatggttgaacaggtacagattattaggcaaaagatgagagcttcCCATGAGAGACAGAAGAGCTATGCTGACACTAGGAGAAGTGACATTTATTTCGAGGTGGGAGAGAAGGTACTACTCAAAGTGTCGCCGATGAAGGGAGTTATGAGGTTCGGGAAGCGAGGAAATCTGAGTCAGAAATTCATCgtaccttatgagattttggtcagagttggagaggtggcataccgtttagctttgccaccagtGTTAGCCAgagttcacaatgtctttcatgtttcccaGTTGCGGAGGTACTTgagcgatccatcacatgtgttgagTCCTGCGGTGATCGAGGTGGATGAGCAGTTGTCCTATCTGGAGACACCTAAGGAGATTTTGgacaggaaagtgaggaagaccaGGAATGGAGAGACAGCTTTGGTGAAAGTCTTGTGGACTAACCAcaatgttgaggaagctacatgggagactGAGGCTTCCATGAGGGAAAGCTATCCACACCTGTTTGCATgaggtaagttccgggacgtaactttctttttaggagggtagaatgtaacattttgttttatgggCCTAAGTCCATGAGTTCTTTatactagaaaatctgttttggtGCCCACATCGATGCGTGGGGGTTTgctagatgagcgaacttcgggacgaagttcattttaaggggggaagactgtaatactccgtattttatattactatttaagtcgggttaattgtttagtcgataattacgttaagttattttacttgactcgcgttgtatcgtaagatcgagttgtttcgtaagttaattgagacgggtttatatggaattcgagatgtgagctaacccatttaccctcgacccatttgagtttacccaataacatgtttaacccaacacccaccatcatgtttttaacctaattttaccctagcactacaaaaccctactccctcacccgcctccctcatttcatcggcatcaatctcaaccttcacgcaaatcgagagagagagtgagtgtgggtgttgacggcgcagcaaggaaggctttagggtggttgtcgacgtccgtagacgaccctggtggctgttgtggtggcagaAAAGGTATGAGTGCAACCCTTCCCTTCTGTTTTCGCTTTCTCTGTCGGGTTTTGATTGTTGTGGCGTGTCTTAGGGAGGCGGtactggtggttgttgacggggtatctGAGTTGTGTGGTATGTGTCGGGTGTTGTGGTGGTTGTTAGGGAGGTTTTAGGCGGTCGTAGTGGCAGGGAGAGGCGGCATCGACATAGGGTAGCAACGGGTTAAAATAcgggttttcaggcgggtttagacggttaggattggagtggcgccaccgtggactcgggggaggtcgaaacggcggcgccacGGCGTCTGGGTGCGTTGTCTGACGGCGAgcagggctgtggtggtttggcaggagATAGGTGATGGCTGCGGTGGTTGTAAGTCGAGAACATGGGGcggttggtgaggcacggtggtgaaccaggccaaacgaCGGCCCTGGTTTGACTTGCCTGCAACAGTCGACCCTATTGGGgcggttgttggtggctgggtcaaACTGGGGGTTTgggctggtggctgacacggG is a genomic window containing:
- the LOC141630927 gene encoding uncharacterized protein LOC141630927 is translated as MGKEAAKEDAHVVTGTFLVNSKPTFVLFDSGATHSFISREHVRALNLTAYDRVVDSVIVPSGESVSCDRIYTSVPIQIGEVVFHCDLMEFPLGGFEVILGMDWLGKYKAFIDCYQKKISLRGPKGVE
- the LOC141630929 gene encoding uncharacterized protein LOC141630929, whose protein sequence is MEELKKQLDELAEKGYIRPSVSPWGAPILFVKKKDGSLRLCVDYRELNNVTIKNRNPLPRIDDLFDQLSGAGVFSKIDLSPYLDKFVVVFIDDILVYSKNEEEHEEYLRIVLRTLVENKLYAKLTDALSRKSIHALISARSRVRMLGELRKMGIYMIRRGETIGDMTVEPELYEEIRELCKEDARFQKWRNAVEQAGAEPYSKFSIHSDGSLRFGQRWCVPANEELKKKILTEAHATPDSVHPGGDKLYKDLKKTFWWPNMKKEVAEFVSRCLTCQRVKGEHKRPQGKVQPLDVPEWKWESISMDFIVGLPRTQRDTWSKAELAKAYVQYVVKLHGVPKDIVSDRDSSYHARIGMAPFEALYGRKCRSPVCWDDRSDAVVLGPEMIQEMVEQLRRYLSDPSHVLSPAVIEVDEQLSYLETPKEILDRKVRKTRNGETALVKVLWTNHNVEEATWETEASMRESYPHLFA